From a region of the Gemmatimonas aurantiaca genome:
- a CDS encoding DUF5916 domain-containing protein: MRFVSLIIPFVALTAASAQPAPVVATTAVSARRANAGRTPDPAPAPVPSPERAHRAPRIDGRGDDEIWRTARPITEFRQWEPVEDGDPSFRTEARVAYDSRNLYVLVRNFDPHPDSLLSVLQRRDGMALSDDIILGVDSYNDKRTGYMFRLTPAGTMSDGYVFNDGEEDWGWNAVWEGAAQIDSLGWTAEYRIPLSQLRYVPSGDNTFGILLMRRIARRGERVSWPLFRKSRTGMVSQWSSMPGFTSLSAPRRMEILPYTVARYGASPLGDGTPRNATHSQIGADMKVGLTSNITLDAAVNPDFGQVEADPGVLNLSAFEQFFAERRPFFLEGSGIFRYDIDCNDGSCTGLFYSRRIGRAPQLRNQFGDAASPLQSRILGAAKVTGRLGNGLSIGVMDAVTEREAGTQLRTIEPQTNYAVMRLQQDLAGGNSGVGFMLTNTARQTDQWTRNVLRGNAWTGGFDARHRFAGNRWQVNAQLAGSQVSGTAQAIALTQRSNVHLFQRSGADHLDYDSTRTSLSGWMTQASLNKQGGGITRMSSSIWYIAPGFEINDVGFRTRSDETGASFWMQLRPVKPVGFFRQANVNFNAWGTANTGGMILNNGGNVNGWGEFRNFWSANGGIGFNDLITAYSDRNARGGPAIYMPRRMNTWWNVNGDNRRDIAPNFGGGGGRRLDGLGSNWNAYVGARVRVGSQFNGNVSFSYSRNIDDQQWYGNYVDNGVTAFTFGRLYQSTSSMTMRMNYTITPTLSFESYLQPFVSTGRYTDWRTLQDGRSSNRDERFRPYTLRGNPDGFRFGQLRTNNVVRWEYRPGSVLFFVWTQGRDASEANPEQYGVGSSYSNIFSRRPDNVFLIKASYWLGR, from the coding sequence ATGCGGTTCGTCTCGCTTATCATCCCATTCGTCGCTCTCACTGCCGCTTCGGCCCAGCCGGCACCGGTGGTGGCGACCACCGCGGTGTCCGCGCGTCGTGCGAATGCAGGCCGCACGCCCGATCCCGCGCCGGCGCCGGTGCCCAGCCCGGAGCGGGCCCATCGCGCACCCCGCATCGATGGACGTGGTGACGATGAGATCTGGCGCACGGCGCGACCCATTACGGAGTTCCGGCAATGGGAACCGGTGGAAGACGGCGATCCTTCGTTCCGCACCGAAGCCCGGGTCGCATACGACTCGCGCAATCTGTATGTGCTCGTGCGCAACTTCGATCCCCATCCGGACAGTCTGCTGTCGGTGCTGCAGCGGCGTGACGGAATGGCACTGTCGGACGACATCATTCTCGGCGTCGATTCCTACAACGACAAGCGCACGGGTTACATGTTCCGTCTCACGCCGGCGGGCACGATGTCCGATGGCTATGTCTTCAACGACGGAGAGGAAGACTGGGGATGGAATGCGGTCTGGGAAGGTGCGGCGCAGATCGATTCGCTCGGCTGGACCGCCGAGTATCGCATTCCTCTCAGTCAGTTGCGGTATGTGCCGAGTGGCGACAACACGTTCGGCATTCTCCTCATGCGCCGTATCGCGCGACGTGGTGAGCGCGTCTCGTGGCCGCTGTTCCGGAAGTCGCGTACCGGCATGGTGAGCCAGTGGTCGTCCATGCCCGGGTTCACATCGCTCTCGGCGCCGCGCCGCATGGAGATATTGCCGTACACCGTTGCACGGTATGGTGCGAGCCCGCTCGGTGATGGAACGCCGCGCAATGCGACCCATTCGCAGATCGGTGCCGACATGAAGGTCGGGCTGACCTCCAATATCACGCTCGATGCCGCGGTGAACCCCGACTTCGGTCAGGTGGAGGCCGATCCGGGTGTGCTCAATCTCAGCGCGTTCGAGCAGTTCTTCGCCGAGCGGCGTCCGTTCTTTCTGGAAGGCAGTGGCATCTTCCGTTACGACATCGACTGCAATGACGGCAGCTGCACCGGTCTGTTCTACTCGCGGCGCATCGGCCGCGCCCCGCAACTGCGTAACCAGTTCGGCGATGCCGCATCACCGCTGCAGTCGCGCATCCTTGGTGCCGCGAAGGTGACCGGCCGCCTTGGCAACGGCCTTTCCATCGGCGTCATGGATGCGGTCACCGAACGCGAAGCCGGCACGCAGCTCCGCACCATCGAGCCGCAGACGAACTATGCGGTGATGCGCCTGCAGCAGGATCTGGCCGGTGGCAACAGCGGCGTCGGATTCATGCTGACCAACACGGCCCGGCAAACCGATCAGTGGACGCGAAACGTGCTGCGCGGCAACGCCTGGACCGGCGGTTTCGATGCACGACACCGGTTCGCGGGCAACCGCTGGCAGGTGAACGCCCAACTCGCAGGCTCGCAGGTGAGTGGCACGGCCCAGGCCATCGCGCTCACGCAACGCTCCAATGTGCATCTCTTCCAACGGTCCGGTGCGGATCATCTCGACTACGACAGCACCCGCACCAGTCTCTCCGGATGGATGACCCAGGCGTCGCTCAACAAACAGGGCGGCGGTATCACACGGATGAGCAGCAGCATCTGGTATATCGCTCCGGGGTTCGAGATCAACGATGTGGGGTTCCGCACGCGCAGCGATGAGACCGGAGCCTCCTTCTGGATGCAACTGCGCCCGGTGAAGCCCGTGGGCTTCTTCCGGCAGGCCAATGTCAACTTCAATGCGTGGGGCACAGCCAATACCGGCGGCATGATCCTGAACAACGGGGGAAACGTCAACGGCTGGGGCGAGTTCCGGAATTTCTGGAGTGCAAACGGTGGCATCGGGTTCAACGACCTCATCACGGCCTATTCCGATCGGAATGCCCGCGGCGGCCCGGCCATCTACATGCCGCGTCGGATGAACACGTGGTGGAACGTGAATGGCGACAACCGTCGCGACATCGCGCCGAACTTCGGCGGCGGTGGCGGGCGTCGCCTCGATGGCCTCGGCAGCAACTGGAACGCCTATGTCGGCGCCCGGGTGCGCGTCGGCTCGCAGTTCAACGGCAATGTGAGCTTCAGCTACAGCCGCAACATCGACGATCAGCAGTGGTACGGCAACTACGTGGACAATGGCGTGACCGCCTTCACGTTCGGGCGGCTGTACCAGTCCACGAGTTCGATGACCATGCGCATGAACTACACCATCACGCCGACGCTGAGCTTCGAAAGCTATCTGCAGCCGTTCGTGAGCACTGGACGTTACACCGACTGGCGTACACTCCAGGATGGTCGGTCATCGAATCGGGACGAGCGATTCCGCCCGTACACCCTGCGTGGCAATCCCGATGGCTTCCGCTTCGGACAGCTGCGGACGAACAATGTCGTCCGCTGGGAATATCGTCCCGGGTCGGTACTGTTCTTCGTCTGGACACAGGGCCGGGACGCCAGTGAGGCCAATCCCGAACAGTACGGCGTGGGTTCGAGCTACTCCAACATCTTCTCCCGCCGCCCCGACAACGTCTTCCTGATCAAAGCGAGCTACTGGCTGGGCCGGTGA
- a CDS encoding DUF305 domain-containing protein → MILRRCLLAAFVGIAPLACATAPARAPSATGGQVAAQTTAPDMASHAGHTMTAPAPAASADAHAGHAMAGHDMAGGHKMDLGNIPAPTIPAGALITVADVRFMQGMIGHHAQAVEMTRIARANGSDPYVLKLAQKIDLSQIGEIVLMQDWLRAHKQFAPDTSSWRTMSMMGLLTADEMKQLEATKGAAFDKLFLTLMIRHHEGAIMMVHELFGTPRAGQEVDVSVLANDIETTQSAEIALMRQLLLDL, encoded by the coding sequence ATGATCCTCCGTCGCTGTCTTCTTGCCGCGTTTGTCGGTATCGCGCCACTGGCGTGTGCCACGGCTCCCGCCCGAGCTCCCTCCGCCACCGGTGGCCAGGTGGCCGCCCAGACAACCGCCCCTGACATGGCCAGTCATGCGGGCCATACCATGACGGCTCCCGCTCCCGCCGCCAGTGCCGACGCACATGCCGGCCATGCCATGGCGGGTCACGATATGGCGGGCGGTCACAAGATGGATCTCGGCAACATCCCGGCTCCGACGATCCCCGCCGGGGCGCTCATCACGGTCGCCGATGTGCGTTTCATGCAGGGCATGATCGGACACCACGCCCAGGCCGTGGAGATGACGCGCATCGCGCGCGCCAACGGGTCCGATCCGTATGTCCTCAAGCTGGCGCAGAAGATCGATCTCTCCCAGATCGGTGAGATCGTCCTCATGCAGGACTGGCTCCGCGCGCACAAGCAGTTCGCGCCGGACACCTCGTCGTGGCGGACGATGTCCATGATGGGGCTGCTCACCGCCGACGAAATGAAGCAGCTCGAAGCCACGAAGGGCGCGGCCTTCGACAAGCTGTTTCTCACGCTCATGATCCGTCACCATGAGGGCGCGATCATGATGGTGCACGAGCTCTTCGGCACCCCGCGCGCCGGACAGGAAGTCGATGTGTCCGTGCTCGCCAACGATATCGAGACGACGCAATCGGCCGAGATCGCGCTGATGCGTCAGCTGTTGCTCGATCTGTAG